Genomic DNA from Shewanella woodyi ATCC 51908:
TTGGTAACGCAATCAAGTTTACCGACAAAGGTAAGATTTCAATCAAGATTGACTGGCATGAATCCTCATTTAGATTTGTCATTTCTGACACTGGATGTGGGATCCCCAAAGAACATCTCGCCAACCTATTTGATCCTTTTACTCAAGTAAACAACCGCAGTAACCGCCTTTATGAAGGCACCGGATTAGGCTTAACTATATGTAAACTGCTCGTCAATGAGATGCTTGGTCAGATAGCACTTGAAAGCCAACCCGATAAGGGCAGCAGTTTTACCGTCACCCTACCGCTAGCTGTCACACAAGCCCAACAAATCAGTCAGCCAGCTGAATTTAATTACACAGATTTCGACTCATTAACGGTATTAGTCGTCGAAGATAGCCATATCAACCAGACATTGATAAAGATGATGCTAGCCAAATTTAATATCCCGCCATTTGTGGTAGATAATGGTCAGGAAGCGATCGATTTTTTAAGCGACACTGAAGTCGACATCGTTTTTATGGATTGCAGAATGCCCGTTGTCGATGGGTTTCAGGCTACAAGAGAGCTGCGCAAACAAAATTACACGAATCCCATCATCGCTCTCACCGCAGGAACAACCTCAACCGAGATAGAGCAATGTAAGCAGTGTGGAATGGATGATATTGTATGTAAACCCTATAAGATTGCCGATCTTAAGGCGATATTAATGAAATGGAATCCATTGAATTAATCAACTCGCCAGTTTAAATTATGTCGACTTAAGCCAGTAACTCTGTCAGTTTTACACTTTCGCCTTGGCCTATGGCACTGATCTGAGCCAGCAAAAGCTCACCACAGGCTATGGCGTCAATCAAGGCATTATGAGCCGCATAAACAGGCAAACCGTATCGCGCTCTACTTGCTCCAAGTCGCAAAGCCCCCTCCTTGAGCACTTCATGCTGACGCATTAATCTACGCTTCTCTATCGCTAAGGTGTCGATAGCCATCAAGGTCACTCTCTGGCGAAAATGTGTTGATAGCCCTTTTTGTAAAAACGCCAAATCTAAGGGAGAGTGATGAGCCACCAGCATCTGTCCTTGGCATCGTTCTAAAAACCAGGTCATCGCCTCCTCTGGAGATACCGCGCTATTAAGGTGGTGATCTAAAATACCGTGGATTGTGGCACTCTGACCGACACTACCCTCTATTTTCACCAATTTATGCTCAGCTTTTGACAGTATAAGTCTGCCCTTTTCGATCGGAACGATACCAATACTTAAGATCTGATCAAACTGGGCATCGAGCCCTGTCATCTCAAGGTCGATAGCCAACAAGGGGGCACGCTCAACGTCGAGTTCCAGTAGGGATTGCTGTCCGTGGTAATAGGTCTTAAGAGCTTGATCCTCAGCCCGAAAGGCGCGCCAACAGAGTTTACTTTTTAAAAGGTAGCGAGACAGCAAATCAGAAGCTCCGAGTAAATTTCAGCTTTATACCAGACTGAGCATCGTGAACCACCTTGAAAGCATCCCTCAATTGATGCCTAACTAAAGAGGAGAGGTGTTTAGGTTGCAAGTAGTTAGAGATGGGCATAGCGTGAGTATGTTGATAGCCCTGATTAGAGAGGCGCATATGGGCGATAAACTCATGGGCATCGGCAAGATTAAGTGCATCTTTGCGGTTAATAATATCTTTCTCCATTAACACTCGGATCCGTTTTGCCGTATTCACCTCTTTAATCCCTGCCGACAGGGCATAGACACGTGCAATGTCATTAATTAGCGCATTACCTTTATGTT
This window encodes:
- a CDS encoding exonuclease domain-containing protein; protein product: MSRYLLKSKLCWRAFRAEDQALKTYYHGQQSLLELDVERAPLLAIDLEMTGLDAQFDQILSIGIVPIEKGRLILSKAEHKLVKIEGSVGQSATIHGILDHHLNSAVSPEEAMTWFLERCQGQMLVAHHSPLDLAFLQKGLSTHFRQRVTLMAIDTLAIEKRRLMRQHEVLKEGALRLGASRARYGLPVYAAHNALIDAIACGELLLAQISAIGQGESVKLTELLA